One Halostella limicola genomic window carries:
- a CDS encoding 2Fe-2S iron-sulfur cluster-binding protein: MVNEIGLGLGLLMTATAVILHFSRGTEWQSNEDISQELLERRAESVPETDFPEPMNRAIGGGGGAAAVAAGEAGGELAEGEEGGAEEASSPGDIPEDEIEYYEIEYVKEGETIEVANNETLLEAGEEEGWDLPYACRQGQCVSCAGRIPDGDSTEFVEHDDQEMLDENELGEGYTLTCVAYPRGEFSLETSEAP; this comes from the coding sequence ATGGTGAACGAAATTGGGCTCGGACTCGGGTTGCTGATGACCGCGACGGCGGTGATCCTGCACTTCTCCCGGGGGACCGAGTGGCAGTCGAACGAGGACATCTCTCAGGAACTCCTCGAACGGCGGGCTGAGTCGGTCCCCGAGACCGACTTCCCGGAGCCGATGAACCGCGCCATCGGCGGTGGCGGCGGCGCGGCGGCCGTCGCCGCGGGCGAGGCCGGCGGCGAACTCGCGGAGGGCGAGGAAGGCGGCGCCGAGGAGGCCTCCAGCCCCGGCGACATCCCCGAAGACGAGATCGAGTACTACGAGATCGAGTACGTCAAGGAGGGCGAGACCATCGAGGTCGCCAACAACGAGACCCTGCTCGAAGCCGGCGAGGAGGAGGGCTGGGACCTCCCGTACGCCTGCCGGCAGGGCCAGTGCGTCTCCTGTGCCGGGCGCATCCCCGACGGCGACTCCACCGAGTTCGTCGAGCACGACGACCAGGAGATGCTCGACGAGAACGAGCTCGGCGAGGGGTACACGCTCACCTGCGTCGCCTACCCCCGCGGCGAGTTCTCGCTCGAGACGAGCGAAGCGCCGTAG
- a CDS encoding DUF4864 domain-containing protein, whose translation MGIRLDEALRESDPEDATDFVADVWARSGWETSVDGATVTATRASETRRLLVCHDANADEDAGESGDATAEVDAVVSTGDDERAAVLAEQYDAASVGATDLYHRFAYGMPVEERDRLAERYFVAAAVQPPESHDGAATRDGEDVANATVDSAGPVDDADGSTAPERAREIGSPDDAGLEKLGPEKRESDVFGTEGREPEKAGPADGQTSDPADGQTTAESDAATDGPDGDETLGGDTVRRRLTAVALLLGLFAVGGAVALGVVPGQQAAAGESTTTVGGGGPAVGPGTAIEPETEAGSGVLVREVLSSVAVAPDRDAERRYVGLHPTCNRPPGLVVKIQLGALRQNDETLNKGIRTVWRFASPETRRATGPYPQFVRLLNSSRYRPMFEYTRAAYEPLVFENRTARQIVTLTTPNGSTATYEFRLSKQSGGEYDGCWMTDGVLRTDERAAASRE comes from the coding sequence ATGGGCATCCGCCTCGACGAAGCGCTCCGGGAGTCCGACCCCGAGGACGCGACCGACTTCGTCGCCGACGTCTGGGCGAGAAGCGGGTGGGAGACGTCAGTGGACGGAGCGACCGTGACCGCGACGCGGGCGAGCGAGACGCGGCGACTGCTGGTCTGTCACGATGCGAACGCGGACGAGGATGCGGGGGAAAGCGGCGACGCGACCGCCGAGGTCGACGCCGTCGTTTCGACGGGTGACGACGAGCGAGCCGCGGTGCTCGCGGAGCAGTACGATGCGGCGTCGGTCGGTGCGACCGATCTCTACCACCGATTCGCGTACGGGATGCCGGTCGAGGAGCGGGACCGGCTGGCCGAGCGGTACTTCGTCGCTGCGGCGGTGCAACCGCCGGAGAGCCACGACGGGGCAGCGACGCGAGACGGCGAGGACGTGGCGAACGCGACGGTCGACAGCGCCGGGCCTGTCGACGATGCGGACGGCAGCACCGCCCCCGAACGAGCGCGTGAGATCGGGTCACCCGACGACGCCGGGTTGGAGAAGCTCGGTCCGGAGAAACGCGAATCCGACGTGTTCGGCACCGAGGGTCGCGAGCCCGAGAAGGCCGGCCCCGCGGATGGCCAGACGTCCGATCCCGCGGATGGCCAGACGACCGCGGAGAGCGACGCTGCGACTGACGGTCCGGACGGCGACGAGACGCTGGGCGGCGACACCGTCAGACGGCGACTCACCGCGGTGGCGCTCCTGCTCGGTCTGTTCGCGGTCGGGGGTGCCGTCGCGCTCGGCGTCGTTCCCGGGCAGCAGGCGGCCGCCGGCGAGTCGACGACGACCGTCGGCGGTGGCGGGCCCGCGGTCGGGCCCGGGACCGCGATCGAGCCCGAGACCGAGGCCGGCTCCGGGGTCCTGGTGCGGGAGGTACTCTCGTCGGTGGCCGTCGCTCCCGACCGCGACGCGGAGCGTCGGTATGTGGGGCTACATCCGACATGTAACCGGCCGCCGGGGCTGGTCGTCAAGATCCAGCTCGGCGCGCTCCGGCAGAACGACGAGACGCTGAACAAGGGCATCCGCACCGTCTGGCGGTTCGCGTCGCCCGAGACCCGGCGCGCGACGGGGCCGTACCCCCAGTTCGTGAGACTGCTGAACAGCTCGCGCTACCGGCCGATGTTCGAGTACACCCGCGCGGCGTACGAGCCGCTCGTGTTCGAGAACCGCACCGCGCGACAGATCGTCACCCTGACGACGCCGAACGGGTCGACCGCGACCTACGAGTTCCGCCTCTCGAAGCAGTCCGGCGGCGAGTACGACGGCTGCTGGATGACCGACGGGGTGTTGCGGACGGACGAGCGCGCGGCCGCATCGCGCGAGTAA
- the gnd gene encoding phosphogluconate dehydrogenase (NAD(+)-dependent, decarboxylating): MQLGVIGLGRMGQIVVERTLDAGHEVVAFDLDEEAVAAAADAGATPADSVTDLAERLGEEKRIWLMVPAGAAVDAALDDLEPHLDGDDVVVDGGNSHFEDSVRRAEATPAAYLDCGTSGGPAGAELGFSLMIGGSEWAYEELTPVFDAVATGPAGHDRMGPVGSGHYVKMVHNGVEYALMQAYGEGFELLANGRYDLDLEAVARTWNNGAVIRSWLLELCEEAFREEGNDLGDVADHVAGGSTGTWTVQEALEQEVPLPLIYQALSERFGSRRDRFSRRLANRLRYGFGRHEVARSE; the protein is encoded by the coding sequence ATGCAACTGGGCGTCATCGGACTCGGGCGCATGGGACAGATCGTCGTCGAGCGGACGCTCGACGCGGGCCACGAGGTCGTCGCCTTCGACCTCGACGAGGAGGCGGTCGCGGCGGCGGCCGACGCGGGCGCGACGCCCGCCGACTCCGTCACCGACCTCGCCGAGCGACTGGGTGAGGAGAAGCGGATCTGGCTGATGGTGCCCGCGGGCGCGGCGGTCGACGCCGCACTCGACGACCTCGAACCGCACCTCGACGGCGACGACGTCGTCGTCGACGGCGGGAACTCCCACTTCGAGGACTCCGTCCGCCGCGCCGAGGCCACGCCCGCCGCCTACCTCGACTGCGGCACCAGCGGCGGCCCCGCCGGTGCGGAACTCGGCTTCTCGCTGATGATTGGCGGCTCCGAGTGGGCTTACGAAGAACTGACGCCCGTCTTCGACGCCGTCGCCACCGGCCCCGCGGGCCACGACCGCATGGGACCCGTCGGCTCCGGCCACTACGTGAAGATGGTCCACAACGGCGTCGAGTACGCGCTGATGCAGGCGTACGGCGAGGGGTTCGAACTGCTCGCGAACGGCCGCTACGACCTCGACCTCGAAGCGGTCGCCCGCACGTGGAACAACGGCGCGGTCATCCGCTCGTGGCTGCTCGAACTCTGCGAGGAGGCGTTCCGCGAGGAGGGCAACGACCTCGGCGACGTCGCCGACCACGTCGCCGGCGGCTCCACCGGGACGTGGACCGTTCAGGAGGCGCTGGAACAGGAGGTGCCGCTCCCGCTCATCTACCAGGCGCTGTCCGAGCGGTTCGGCAGTCGCCGCGACCGGTTCTCGCGGCGCTTGGCGAATCGGTTGCGATATGGTTTCGGGCGTCACGAGGTCGCTCGCAGCGAGTAA
- a CDS encoding CopD family protein: MSLIDAAMRTTHLLFAAVWVGSVLFVTVSVLPLARDGDINAGPVERIAGRLTTVSRASALLLFLTGGHLAANGYTGESLLSTTNGNLVLAMLALWAALAGLVEVGSSKLTDGLQRKKVRAPARDALPLFQAATVVGVLLLLVAGAITTNALV, translated from the coding sequence ATGAGTCTGATCGACGCGGCGATGCGGACGACGCACCTCCTGTTCGCGGCAGTGTGGGTCGGTAGCGTGCTCTTCGTGACGGTCTCGGTGCTCCCGCTCGCCCGGGACGGCGACATCAACGCCGGGCCGGTCGAACGGATCGCCGGCCGTCTGACGACGGTGTCGCGGGCCAGCGCGCTCCTGCTCTTCCTGACAGGCGGCCACCTGGCCGCGAACGGCTACACCGGCGAGAGCCTGCTGTCGACGACGAACGGGAACCTCGTGCTCGCGATGCTCGCGCTGTGGGCCGCCCTCGCGGGGCTCGTCGAGGTCGGGAGCTCGAAGCTGACCGACGGCCTCCAGCGGAAGAAGGTCCGCGCGCCGGCGCGGGACGCGCTCCCCCTGTTTCAGGCGGCCACCGTCGTCGGCGTCCTCCTGCTGCTCGTCGCGGGCGCGATCACGACGAACGCGCTCGTGTAG
- a CDS encoding metal-dependent hydrolase, whose amino-acid sequence MATTHAFVGLALASAVAALDPALAMPAAVGGAAGGLFPDLDLAGAHRKTLHYPVYYSVLAVPAVALAVLFPSALAVAAALFLVSAAVHSASDMFGGGLELKPWEATSDRAVYVHPTRTWIRPRRWVRYDGSPEDFVVGALFSVPALLTFGGRIRTLVLAALAGSLAYTVFRKRIVEWAPEWME is encoded by the coding sequence ATGGCGACGACGCACGCGTTCGTCGGCCTCGCGCTGGCGAGCGCGGTCGCCGCGCTCGACCCCGCGCTCGCCATGCCCGCGGCGGTCGGCGGCGCGGCCGGCGGGCTCTTTCCAGACCTCGACCTCGCGGGCGCGCACCGCAAGACGCTGCACTACCCCGTCTACTACAGCGTCCTCGCGGTGCCGGCCGTCGCGCTGGCGGTCCTTTTCCCGAGCGCGCTCGCCGTGGCCGCGGCGCTGTTTCTCGTCTCCGCGGCGGTCCACTCCGCGAGCGATATGTTCGGCGGCGGCCTCGAACTGAAGCCGTGGGAGGCCACCTCGGACCGCGCGGTGTACGTCCACCCGACGCGGACGTGGATCCGGCCCCGCCGGTGGGTTCGATACGACGGGTCGCCGGAAGACTTCGTCGTCGGCGCGCTGTTCTCGGTGCCGGCGCTGCTGACGTTCGGCGGGCGGATCCGGACGCTGGTGCTCGCGGCGCTCGCCGGATCGCTCGCGTACACCGTGTTCCGGAAGCGGATAGTGGAGTGGGCACCGGAGTGGATGGAGTGA
- a CDS encoding aldo/keto reductase: protein MEYAYLGDTGLEVSRLCLGTMNFGDWGIDDHEHCVEVIDRAIDAGINFVDTANLYSQGESEAIVGEALAERDRDEIVVATKVYHRMREGPNGMGLSRKHVLEQAEKSLDRLGTDYVDLYQIHRWDDHTPVEETLSALDHLVDEGKVRYVGASTMAGWKLMKALERSDAENYERFVSIQPEYSLTRRHEELNALPVAEDQGLGVIPWSPLAGGFLTGKYERGEPAPEGSRLAERDADPEEEYDDDEWTVLDEVRAIAEAKGATPLQVSLAWLLHKDVVTAPIVGPKTVPQLEENLAALSVDLTDAEIERLEAPIDPAWARQAVDE from the coding sequence ATGGAGTACGCGTATCTCGGCGACACGGGCCTCGAAGTGTCGCGGCTCTGCCTGGGGACGATGAACTTCGGCGACTGGGGCATCGACGACCACGAGCACTGCGTCGAGGTGATAGACCGGGCGATCGACGCGGGGATCAACTTCGTCGACACGGCGAACCTCTACTCGCAGGGGGAGAGCGAGGCCATCGTCGGCGAGGCCCTCGCCGAGCGCGACCGCGACGAGATCGTCGTCGCGACGAAGGTGTACCACCGGATGCGCGAGGGGCCGAACGGGATGGGGCTGTCGCGCAAGCACGTTCTGGAGCAGGCGGAGAAGAGCCTCGACCGGCTCGGCACCGACTACGTCGACCTCTACCAGATCCACCGCTGGGACGACCACACGCCGGTAGAGGAGACCCTTTCCGCGCTCGACCATCTGGTCGACGAGGGCAAAGTCCGCTACGTCGGCGCGAGCACGATGGCGGGGTGGAAGCTGATGAAAGCGCTCGAACGGAGCGACGCCGAGAACTACGAGCGGTTCGTCTCGATCCAGCCGGAGTACAGCCTGACGCGCCGCCACGAGGAGCTGAACGCGCTCCCGGTCGCGGAGGACCAGGGCCTCGGCGTGATCCCGTGGTCGCCGCTGGCCGGCGGTTTCCTCACCGGGAAGTACGAGCGCGGCGAGCCGGCGCCCGAGGGGTCGCGGCTGGCCGAGCGCGACGCGGACCCCGAGGAAGAGTACGACGACGACGAGTGGACGGTGCTGGACGAGGTGCGCGCTATCGCCGAGGCGAAGGGGGCCACTCCCCTGCAGGTGAGCCTCGCCTGGCTGCTCCACAAAGACGTCGTCACCGCGCCGATCGTCGGCCCGAAGACGGTCCCGCAGCTGGAGGAGAACCTCGCCGCGCTCTCCGTCGACCTGACCGACGCGGAGATCGAGCGCCTCGAGGCGCCGATCGACCCGGCGTGGGCGCGGCAGGCGGTCGACGAGTAG
- a CDS encoding phosphotransferase family protein translates to MDDRIASALSAAFPDREVASTEPAGPSWNPTNESVRVDFADGRTAYLKVAVDGDGTRIARERGTIEYIGANCDVRVPAVLSSDADGEVPYLATAPLAGESIVGPWSEWGVAERAETARRVGEALADVHAERFGAHGHIAGGGADGLDLDTAPWTDVLVDTIEDVRALSPSDRFDRHFDEVIAAVEANRDLLDDAPAALLHGDPAMPNCFRGADGIGFLDWEIAHVGDPVRDLHRVRAQQIDGLRSAGDERLVTALHEGYRERAGGLPPGFEERRPVYRAVRFLGTSGFVEKTAEFADESLEEFAAWVDAEMERRLAEI, encoded by the coding sequence ATGGACGACCGGATCGCGTCGGCGCTCTCCGCCGCGTTCCCCGACCGCGAGGTCGCGTCGACGGAGCCCGCCGGCCCCTCCTGGAACCCGACCAACGAGTCGGTGCGGGTCGACTTCGCGGACGGGCGGACCGCCTACCTGAAAGTCGCCGTCGACGGGGACGGCACCCGGATCGCGAGAGAACGGGGGACGATCGAGTACATCGGCGCGAACTGCGACGTGCGCGTGCCGGCGGTCCTTTCGAGCGACGCCGACGGCGAGGTCCCGTACCTCGCCACGGCGCCGCTGGCGGGCGAAAGCATCGTCGGACCGTGGTCCGAATGGGGCGTCGCGGAACGGGCCGAGACGGCGCGGCGGGTCGGCGAGGCGCTCGCGGACGTTCACGCGGAGCGGTTCGGCGCTCACGGGCACATCGCCGGCGGCGGGGCCGACGGACTCGACCTCGATACGGCTCCGTGGACGGACGTCCTCGTCGACACGATAGAGGACGTGCGGGCGCTCTCGCCCTCGGACCGCTTCGACCGGCACTTCGACGAGGTGATCGCCGCCGTCGAGGCGAACCGGGACCTGCTGGACGACGCGCCTGCCGCCCTGCTCCACGGCGACCCGGCCATGCCGAACTGCTTCCGCGGCGCGGACGGGATCGGGTTCCTCGACTGGGAGATCGCGCACGTCGGCGACCCGGTCCGGGACCTCCACCGCGTCCGAGCGCAGCAGATCGACGGGCTGCGTTCGGCCGGCGACGAGCGTCTCGTGACTGCGCTGCACGAGGGGTACCGGGAGCGAGCGGGCGGCCTCCCGCCCGGGTTCGAGGAGCGCCGACCGGTGTACCGGGCCGTCAGGTTCCTCGGAACGTCCGGATTCGTGGAGAAGACGGCCGAGTTCGCGGACGAATCCCTCGAGGAGTTCGCCGCGTGGGTCGACGCCGAGATGGAGCGACGGCTGGCCGAGATATAG
- a CDS encoding MazG nucleotide pyrophosphohydrolase domain-containing protein produces the protein MDEQDRVTSFVAEHDLQAGPAYRILDLESEVGEIAKEAAESTDYGDAPENVDVASDEIGDALFALLALAESLDIDAGAALDEALAKYRDRLDETGTAASGE, from the coding sequence ATGGACGAACAGGACCGCGTCACGTCGTTCGTCGCGGAGCACGACCTGCAGGCCGGCCCCGCCTACCGAATCCTCGACCTCGAATCGGAGGTCGGCGAGATCGCCAAGGAGGCGGCCGAATCGACAGACTACGGCGACGCGCCCGAAAACGTCGACGTGGCGAGCGACGAGATCGGCGACGCGCTGTTCGCGCTGCTCGCCCTCGCGGAATCACTGGACATCGACGCCGGGGCGGCGCTGGACGAGGCGCTCGCGAAGTACCGCGACCGACTGGACGAGACCGGCACGGCGGCGTCCGGGGAGTAG
- a CDS encoding glutathione S-transferase N-terminal domain-containing protein — translation MSDITLYELDGCPYCEKVHERLQELDIDYESVWVDGLHSERDGVARVSNQRSVPVLVDEEYGVTMGESERILEFIETTYA, via the coding sequence ATGAGCGACATCACCCTGTACGAACTCGACGGCTGCCCGTACTGCGAGAAGGTCCACGAGCGCCTGCAGGAACTGGATATCGACTACGAGAGCGTCTGGGTCGACGGCCTCCACTCCGAGCGCGACGGGGTGGCTCGCGTCTCTAACCAGCGTTCCGTGCCCGTGCTCGTCGACGAGGAGTACGGCGTGACGATGGGCGAGTCCGAGCGAATCTTGGAGTTCATCGAGACGACGTACGCCTGA
- a CDS encoding cupin domain-containing protein produces MEKVNLEDAFASFDERWSPRLARELNGQAVKLAKAEGEFVWHEHEDADELFLVVSGELRIEFRDDPDVVLREGELVVVPRGVEHRPVAEPEAEILLFEPSETRNTGNAETEETETDLERIE; encoded by the coding sequence ATGGAGAAAGTGAATCTGGAGGACGCGTTCGCCTCGTTCGACGAGCGCTGGTCGCCCCGCCTCGCCCGCGAACTCAACGGGCAGGCGGTCAAGCTCGCCAAGGCCGAGGGCGAGTTCGTGTGGCACGAACACGAGGACGCGGACGAGCTGTTCCTGGTGGTGTCCGGCGAACTGCGGATCGAGTTCCGGGACGATCCCGACGTGGTGCTGCGGGAGGGCGAACTCGTCGTCGTCCCTCGCGGCGTGGAACACCGGCCGGTCGCCGAGCCCGAGGCGGAGATCCTGCTGTTCGAACCGAGCGAGACGCGAAACACGGGGAACGCCGAGACCGAGGAGACGGAAACGGATCTCGAGCGGATCGAGTAA
- a CDS encoding zinc-dependent alcohol dehydrogenase family protein: MRAAVLREHGEPLAIEDVERPEPAPDQVVVETEACGICRSDWHAWQGDWEWIGAQAQPGQILGHEPAGVVEAVGEDVETLREGDRVAVPFTLSDGSCPHCRAGRANVCETVVPLGFTEIAPGAFAEAFPVRAADYNAVKLPDGVDAVDMAGLGCRFATAFHGLAHRADLDAGDWVAVHGCGGVGLSAVHIADALGANVVAVDVKESKLDAAEDLGADETLDASDAENVGNEVKALAGGGADVAVDALGVAATCRNALDSLGTRGQHLQIGLTTSDEGGEVPLPTDAMVMQEIDFLGSFGMPPNRYGEIFRMVERGKLDPGAIVSETVSLDEVPEQIASMSDFDTVGIPVVTEF, from the coding sequence ATGCGAGCCGCTGTCCTCAGAGAGCACGGCGAACCGCTGGCGATAGAAGACGTGGAGCGACCCGAGCCCGCCCCGGACCAGGTCGTCGTCGAGACGGAGGCCTGCGGCATCTGCCGGAGCGACTGGCACGCCTGGCAGGGCGACTGGGAGTGGATCGGCGCGCAGGCCCAGCCGGGCCAGATCCTCGGGCACGAGCCCGCTGGGGTCGTCGAGGCGGTCGGCGAGGACGTGGAGACGCTCCGGGAGGGCGACCGCGTCGCGGTCCCCTTCACGCTCTCCGACGGGTCCTGCCCGCACTGCCGGGCCGGGCGCGCCAACGTCTGCGAGACGGTCGTTCCGCTCGGCTTCACCGAGATCGCGCCGGGGGCTTTCGCGGAGGCGTTCCCGGTACGTGCTGCCGACTACAACGCCGTGAAACTCCCGGACGGAGTGGACGCGGTCGACATGGCCGGTCTCGGTTGTCGGTTCGCCACGGCCTTCCACGGCCTCGCCCACCGCGCCGACCTCGACGCCGGCGACTGGGTCGCCGTCCACGGCTGCGGCGGCGTCGGTCTCTCCGCGGTCCACATCGCCGACGCGCTCGGCGCGAACGTCGTCGCGGTGGACGTGAAGGAGTCGAAGCTCGACGCCGCCGAGGACCTCGGCGCGGACGAGACGCTCGACGCGTCGGACGCGGAGAACGTCGGCAACGAGGTGAAGGCGCTCGCCGGCGGCGGCGCCGACGTGGCCGTCGACGCCCTCGGGGTCGCGGCGACGTGTCGCAACGCCCTCGACAGCCTCGGCACGCGCGGCCAGCACCTCCAGATCGGCCTCACGACCAGCGACGAGGGCGGGGAGGTGCCCCTGCCGACCGACGCGATGGTGATGCAGGAGATCGACTTCCTCGGCTCGTTCGGCATGCCGCCGAACCGCTACGGCGAGATCTTCCGCATGGTCGAGCGCGGGAAGCTCGATCCCGGCGCGATCGTCTCCGAGACGGTGTCGCTGGACGAAGTGCCCGAGCAGATCGCCTCGATGAGCGACTTCGACACGGTCGGCATCCCCGTCGTGACGGAGTTCTGA
- a CDS encoding P-loop NTPase family protein, translating into MRLEEYWGVGPKTRELLTEELGVEAAVEAIESADVRTLTEAGLSRGRATRILRRATGEAGMDVLATSDARSVYKELLDLAREYAVTRDAADRIQVLTPTADHETREERLDAVLAARDTWTALDDDTRETVLSAFEEYDETGGGERPAVEAALALREARVTAGPFAPIADVDPDALADAAEALAALDDGRVREGVDDELDDLRAALAAAESMSASPVEVVDGVRDGDVRGTEGFRQSFVDRVVDEAGVTVDRVRDAMPSDAADATDFVARTLRGLVEDLREAADERERAVARDLRGEVAAAREDVDVAVAAVDDIAFHLSLARFAEAYDLTRPEYATDADAVAVEGARNLSLSAGDEDVQPVTYALGDHGVDAVDTVARDVAADEVGVPGEEHVSVLTGANSGGKTTLLETLCQIVLLSAMGLPVPADRARVATFDAIVFHRRHASFNAGVLESTLRSIVPPLSESDRTLMLVDEFEAITEPGSAADLLHGLVRLTVDEGALGTFVTHLADDLEPLPDAARTDGIFAEGLTPDLELRVDYQPRFGTVGRSTPEFIVSRLVADAGDRRERAGFETLAEAVGHDTVQRTLAEAWEERPAGGD; encoded by the coding sequence ATGCGACTGGAGGAGTACTGGGGCGTCGGCCCGAAGACGCGCGAGCTGCTGACGGAGGAGCTCGGCGTCGAGGCCGCCGTCGAGGCGATAGAGTCCGCGGACGTGCGGACGCTGACCGAGGCGGGGCTGAGCCGCGGCCGGGCGACGCGCATCCTGCGCCGCGCGACCGGCGAGGCGGGGATGGACGTGCTGGCGACGAGCGACGCCCGGTCGGTGTACAAGGAGCTGCTGGATCTGGCGCGGGAGTACGCGGTCACGCGGGACGCCGCCGACCGGATTCAGGTGCTGACGCCGACGGCCGACCACGAGACGCGCGAGGAACGGCTCGACGCCGTCCTCGCGGCGCGGGACACGTGGACGGCGCTCGACGACGACACCCGGGAGACGGTGCTCTCCGCGTTCGAGGAGTACGACGAGACGGGCGGCGGCGAGCGCCCCGCCGTCGAGGCGGCGCTGGCGCTCCGCGAGGCGAGGGTCACGGCGGGCCCGTTCGCGCCCATCGCCGACGTCGACCCCGACGCGCTCGCCGACGCGGCCGAGGCGCTCGCCGCGCTGGACGACGGGCGAGTCCGCGAGGGCGTCGACGACGAACTCGACGACCTGCGGGCGGCACTCGCCGCCGCCGAGTCCATGTCCGCCTCCCCCGTCGAGGTGGTCGACGGGGTGCGAGACGGCGACGTGCGCGGCACCGAGGGATTCCGCCAGTCGTTCGTCGACCGCGTCGTCGACGAGGCGGGCGTCACGGTCGACCGGGTGCGCGACGCCATGCCGTCCGACGCAGCGGACGCGACGGACTTCGTCGCCCGGACGCTCCGGGGGCTAGTGGAGGACCTCCGGGAGGCCGCCGACGAGCGGGAGCGCGCCGTCGCCCGCGACCTGCGCGGCGAGGTGGCGGCCGCCCGCGAGGACGTCGACGTCGCCGTGGCGGCGGTCGACGACATCGCCTTCCACCTCTCGCTGGCGCGTTTCGCCGAGGCGTACGACCTGACGCGCCCCGAGTACGCCACCGACGCGGACGCGGTCGCCGTCGAAGGGGCGCGCAACCTCTCGCTCTCCGCGGGCGACGAGGACGTGCAGCCGGTCACCTACGCGCTGGGCGACCACGGGGTGGACGCGGTGGACACCGTCGCCCGCGACGTGGCCGCCGACGAGGTCGGGGTTCCGGGCGAGGAGCACGTCTCCGTGCTGACGGGCGCGAACAGCGGCGGGAAGACGACGCTACTGGAGACGCTGTGTCAGATCGTCTTGCTGTCGGCGATGGGCCTGCCCGTTCCCGCCGACCGCGCTCGGGTGGCCACGTTCGACGCCATCGTGTTCCACCGCCGGCACGCGAGCTTCAACGCCGGCGTGCTGGAGTCGACGCTGCGCTCCATCGTCCCGCCGCTGTCGGAGTCGGACCGGACGCTGATGCTCGTCGACGAGTTCGAGGCCATCACGGAACCGGGCAGCGCGGCCGACCTCCTGCACGGCCTCGTCCGCCTCACCGTCGACGAGGGGGCGCTCGGCACGTTCGTCACCCACCTCGCCGACGACCTCGAACCGCTCCCCGACGCCGCGCGGACCGACGGCATCTTCGCGGAGGGGCTGACGCCGGACCTCGAACTGCGCGTCGACTACCAGCCGCGGTTCGGCACGGTCGGGCGCTCGACGCCGGAGTTCATCGTCTCGCGGCTCGTCGCCGACGCGGGCGATCGGCGGGAGCGCGCCGGCTTCGAGACGCTCGCCGAGGCGGTGGGCCACGACACGGTCCAGCGGACGCTGGCGGAAGCGTGGGAGGAGCGGCCGGCCGGCGGGGATTGA
- a CDS encoding Hsp20/alpha crystallin family protein, translating into MNFTTFDEMDRMMEQMRTMWGREGWSDATSLVEEDGEYVFVMDLPGFEREEISLTFDDGVLTVTADRETESETVARRRRVDERVTVPGEVDVDAVAATYRNGVLEVRLPTTDAADRGRRIEIEE; encoded by the coding sequence ATGAACTTCACTACTTTCGACGAGATGGACCGTATGATGGAACAGATGCGCACGATGTGGGGCCGAGAGGGATGGAGCGACGCGACGAGCCTCGTCGAGGAGGACGGCGAGTACGTCTTCGTGATGGACCTCCCCGGCTTCGAGCGCGAGGAGATCTCGCTGACGTTCGACGACGGCGTGCTCACGGTCACCGCCGACCGCGAAACCGAGTCGGAGACGGTCGCCCGACGCCGCCGCGTCGACGAGCGCGTGACCGTCCCCGGCGAGGTGGACGTCGACGCGGTCGCCGCCACCTACCGCAACGGCGTCCTCGAAGTCCGCCTCCCGACGACGGACGCCGCCGACCGCGGTCGCCGCATCGAAATCGAGGAGTGA